A window of the Gossypium hirsutum isolate 1008001.06 chromosome A05, Gossypium_hirsutum_v2.1, whole genome shotgun sequence genome harbors these coding sequences:
- the LOC107957736 gene encoding uncharacterized WD repeat-containing protein C2A9.03 isoform X7, translated as MENYSVMHWSSLLHKGEEALNVAKPIVPNLKHPELLSQQLSRVQISTMVVKENLMVAGGFQGELICKYLNQSGAAFCTKLTTDDNAITNAVDVYNNPSGAMRVMAANNDAKIRIFDAETFVSINRYSFNWSVNNTSVSPDGKLLAVLGDSVECLIVDAQSGKITNSLKGHLDYSFASAWHPDGHILATGNQDTSCRLWDIRNLSKSLAILKGRMGAIRGVKFTSDGRFLAIAEPADFVHIFDTKLGYVNCQEIDIFGEIAGISFSPDTEALFVGVADRTYGGLLAYNRRRYNQYLDSML; from the exons ATGGAAAATTACTCAGTAATGCATTGGTCATCACTGCTTCACAAAGGCGAAGAAGCACTGAATGTGGCTAAACCAATTGTTCCCAACCTG AAGCATCCTGAATTGCTATCTCAGCAACTCTCTAGAGTGCAGATTAGCACTATGgtagttaaagaaaatttaatgGTAGCAGGTGGTTTTCAAGGAGAGCTTATTTGCAAG TACTTAAATCAATCAGGGGCAGCATTTTGCACAAAATTGACTACTGATGATAATGCAATCACCAATGCTGTGGATGTGTACAATAATCCTAG CGGTGCAATGAGAGTTATGGCTGCGAATAATGATGCTAAAATCCGAATATTTGATGCTGAAACTTTTGTTAGTATTAACCGCTACTCATTCAACTGGTCTGTAAAT AATACCTCGGTAAGTCCAGATGGGAAGTTGCTTGCAGTACTCGGAGATAGTGTGGAGTGCTTGATCGTTGATGCCCAATCTGGCAAA ATTACCAACAGCCTAAAAGGGCATTTGGACTATTCTTTTGCTTCAGCTTGGCACCCTGATGGGCACATTCTGGCAACTGGGAATCAGGACACTAGCTGTAGGTTGTGGGACATAAGAAACCTGTCGAAGTCCCTAGCTATATTGAAGGGAAGAATGGGAGCAATAAGAGGCGTGAAGTTCACATCGGATGGTCGGTTCCTGGCCATAGCTGAGCCTGCAGATTTTGTTCACATCTTTGATACAAAGTTGGGGTATGTTAATTGCCAAGAAATTGATATTTTTGGGGAAATAGCTGGAATATCATTTAGCCCGGATACAGAAGCGCTCTTTGTTGGGGTTGCTGATCGCACTTACGGCGGCTTGTTAGCGTATAACCGCAGACGATATAACCAATATCTGGACTCCATGTTGTAG
- the LOC107957736 gene encoding uncharacterized WD repeat-containing protein C2A9.03 isoform X6, producing MLRNLLWATSKHDVYLMENYSVMHWSSLLHKGEEALNVAKPIVPNLKHPELLSQQLSRVQISTMVVKENLMVAGGFQGELICKYLNQSGAAFCTKLTTDDNAITNAVDVYNNPSGAMRVMAANNDAKIRIFDAETFVSINRYSFNWSVNNTSVSPDGKLLAVLGDSVECLIVDAQSGKITNSLKGHLDYSFASAWHPDGHILATGNQDTSCRLWDIRNLSKSLAILKGRMGAIRGVKFTSDGRFLAIAEPADFVHIFDTKLGYVNCQEIDIFGEIAGISFSPDTEALFVGVADRTYGGLLAYNRRRYNQYLDSML from the exons ATG CTTAGAAATCTATTGTGGGCTACATCAAAGCACGATGTCTACCTCATGGAAAATTACTCAGTAATGCATTGGTCATCACTGCTTCACAAAGGCGAAGAAGCACTGAATGTGGCTAAACCAATTGTTCCCAACCTG AAGCATCCTGAATTGCTATCTCAGCAACTCTCTAGAGTGCAGATTAGCACTATGgtagttaaagaaaatttaatgGTAGCAGGTGGTTTTCAAGGAGAGCTTATTTGCAAG TACTTAAATCAATCAGGGGCAGCATTTTGCACAAAATTGACTACTGATGATAATGCAATCACCAATGCTGTGGATGTGTACAATAATCCTAG CGGTGCAATGAGAGTTATGGCTGCGAATAATGATGCTAAAATCCGAATATTTGATGCTGAAACTTTTGTTAGTATTAACCGCTACTCATTCAACTGGTCTGTAAAT AATACCTCGGTAAGTCCAGATGGGAAGTTGCTTGCAGTACTCGGAGATAGTGTGGAGTGCTTGATCGTTGATGCCCAATCTGGCAAA ATTACCAACAGCCTAAAAGGGCATTTGGACTATTCTTTTGCTTCAGCTTGGCACCCTGATGGGCACATTCTGGCAACTGGGAATCAGGACACTAGCTGTAGGTTGTGGGACATAAGAAACCTGTCGAAGTCCCTAGCTATATTGAAGGGAAGAATGGGAGCAATAAGAGGCGTGAAGTTCACATCGGATGGTCGGTTCCTGGCCATAGCTGAGCCTGCAGATTTTGTTCACATCTTTGATACAAAGTTGGGGTATGTTAATTGCCAAGAAATTGATATTTTTGGGGAAATAGCTGGAATATCATTTAGCCCGGATACAGAAGCGCTCTTTGTTGGGGTTGCTGATCGCACTTACGGCGGCTTGTTAGCGTATAACCGCAGACGATATAACCAATATCTGGACTCCATGTTGTAG
- the LOC107957736 gene encoding uncharacterized WD repeat-containing protein C2A9.03 isoform X2, with the protein MERFENDDLQYVVDDYYDVNDFNNDGAVVEPEPQRDTAGLESFDSDFEDDIESSNPKTDTSAEEARNGKDIQGIPWERLNFTRERYRQTRVREYKNYENLYGSREEMEKECLQVEKGKTFYDFQFNTRLVKSTVVHFQLRNLLWATSKHDVYLMENYSVMHWSSLLHKGEEALNVAKPIVPNLKHPELLSQQLSRVQISTMVVKENLMVAGGFQGELICKYLNQSGAAFCTKLTTDDNAITNAVDVYNNPSGAMRVMAANNDAKIRIFDAETFVSINRYSFNWSVNNTSVSPDGKLLAVLGDSVECLIVDAQSGKITNSLKGHLDYSFASAWHPDGHILATGNQDTSCRLWDIRNLSKSLAILKGRMGAIRGVKFTSDGRFLAIAEPADFVHIFDTKLGYVNCQEIDIFGEIAGISFSPDTEALFVGVADRTYGGLLAYNRRRYNQYLDSML; encoded by the exons ATGGAACGATTTGAAAACGACGATCTTCAGTACGTTGTCGATGACTACTACGACGTCAATGATTTCAATAACGACGGTGCCGTAGTCGAACCCGAGCCTCAGAGAGACACCGCTGGACTTGAATCCTTTGACTCCGACTTTGAAGACGATATTGAATCA AGTAACCCAAAAACTGACACATCAGCTGAGGAAGCAAGAAATGGAAAAGATATACAAGGAATTCCTTGGGAGAGGCTTAATTTCACTAGAGAAAGGTACCGCCAGACGAGAGTAAGAGAGTACAAGAACTACGAGAACCTCTATGGTTCTCGTGAAGAGATGGAAAAG GAATGCTTGCAAGTAGAGAAAGGAAAGACCTTTTATGACTTTCAGTTTAACACAAGACTTGTCAAATCGACAGTTGTTCACTTTCAG CTTAGAAATCTATTGTGGGCTACATCAAAGCACGATGTCTACCTCATGGAAAATTACTCAGTAATGCATTGGTCATCACTGCTTCACAAAGGCGAAGAAGCACTGAATGTGGCTAAACCAATTGTTCCCAACCTG AAGCATCCTGAATTGCTATCTCAGCAACTCTCTAGAGTGCAGATTAGCACTATGgtagttaaagaaaatttaatgGTAGCAGGTGGTTTTCAAGGAGAGCTTATTTGCAAG TACTTAAATCAATCAGGGGCAGCATTTTGCACAAAATTGACTACTGATGATAATGCAATCACCAATGCTGTGGATGTGTACAATAATCCTAG CGGTGCAATGAGAGTTATGGCTGCGAATAATGATGCTAAAATCCGAATATTTGATGCTGAAACTTTTGTTAGTATTAACCGCTACTCATTCAACTGGTCTGTAAAT AATACCTCGGTAAGTCCAGATGGGAAGTTGCTTGCAGTACTCGGAGATAGTGTGGAGTGCTTGATCGTTGATGCCCAATCTGGCAAA ATTACCAACAGCCTAAAAGGGCATTTGGACTATTCTTTTGCTTCAGCTTGGCACCCTGATGGGCACATTCTGGCAACTGGGAATCAGGACACTAGCTGTAGGTTGTGGGACATAAGAAACCTGTCGAAGTCCCTAGCTATATTGAAGGGAAGAATGGGAGCAATAAGAGGCGTGAAGTTCACATCGGATGGTCGGTTCCTGGCCATAGCTGAGCCTGCAGATTTTGTTCACATCTTTGATACAAAGTTGGGGTATGTTAATTGCCAAGAAATTGATATTTTTGGGGAAATAGCTGGAATATCATTTAGCCCGGATACAGAAGCGCTCTTTGTTGGGGTTGCTGATCGCACTTACGGCGGCTTGTTAGCGTATAACCGCAGACGATATAACCAATATCTGGACTCCATGTTGTAG
- the LOC107957736 gene encoding uncharacterized WD repeat-containing protein C2A9.03 isoform X4, translated as MFFLIKILFNLFLSCSIMERFENDDLQYVVDDYYDVNDFNNDGAVVEPEPQRDTAGLESFDSDFEDDIESSNPKTDTSAEEARNGKDIQGIPWERLNFTRERYRQTRVREYKNYENLYGSREEMEKECLQVEKGKTFYDFQFNTRLVKSTVVHFQLRNLLWATSKHDVYLMENYSVMHWSSLLHKGEEALNVAKPIVPNLHPELLSQQLSRVQISTMVVKENLMVAGGFQGELICKYLNQSGAAFCTKLTTDDNAITNAVDVYNNPSGAMRVMAANNDAKIRIFDAETFVSINRYSFNWSVNNTSVSPDGKLLAVLGDSVECLIVDAQSGKITNSLKGHLDYSFASAWHPDGHILATGNQDTSCRLWDIRNLSKSLAILKGRMGAIRGVKFTSDGRFLAIAEPADFVHIFDTKLGYVNCQEIDIFGEIAGISFSPDTEALFVGVADRTYGGLLAYNRRRYNQYLDSML; from the exons ATGTTTTTCTTGATCAAAATTTTGTTTAACCTGTTTCTTAGCTGTAGTATAATGGAACGATTTGAAAACGACGATCTTCAGTACGTTGTCGATGACTACTACGACGTCAATGATTTCAATAACGACGGTGCCGTAGTCGAACCCGAGCCTCAGAGAGACACCGCTGGACTTGAATCCTTTGACTCCGACTTTGAAGACGATATTGAATCA AGTAACCCAAAAACTGACACATCAGCTGAGGAAGCAAGAAATGGAAAAGATATACAAGGAATTCCTTGGGAGAGGCTTAATTTCACTAGAGAAAGGTACCGCCAGACGAGAGTAAGAGAGTACAAGAACTACGAGAACCTCTATGGTTCTCGTGAAGAGATGGAAAAG GAATGCTTGCAAGTAGAGAAAGGAAAGACCTTTTATGACTTTCAGTTTAACACAAGACTTGTCAAATCGACAGTTGTTCACTTTCAG CTTAGAAATCTATTGTGGGCTACATCAAAGCACGATGTCTACCTCATGGAAAATTACTCAGTAATGCATTGGTCATCACTGCTTCACAAAGGCGAAGAAGCACTGAATGTGGCTAAACCAATTGTTCCCAACCTG CATCCTGAATTGCTATCTCAGCAACTCTCTAGAGTGCAGATTAGCACTATGgtagttaaagaaaatttaatgGTAGCAGGTGGTTTTCAAGGAGAGCTTATTTGCAAG TACTTAAATCAATCAGGGGCAGCATTTTGCACAAAATTGACTACTGATGATAATGCAATCACCAATGCTGTGGATGTGTACAATAATCCTAG CGGTGCAATGAGAGTTATGGCTGCGAATAATGATGCTAAAATCCGAATATTTGATGCTGAAACTTTTGTTAGTATTAACCGCTACTCATTCAACTGGTCTGTAAAT AATACCTCGGTAAGTCCAGATGGGAAGTTGCTTGCAGTACTCGGAGATAGTGTGGAGTGCTTGATCGTTGATGCCCAATCTGGCAAA ATTACCAACAGCCTAAAAGGGCATTTGGACTATTCTTTTGCTTCAGCTTGGCACCCTGATGGGCACATTCTGGCAACTGGGAATCAGGACACTAGCTGTAGGTTGTGGGACATAAGAAACCTGTCGAAGTCCCTAGCTATATTGAAGGGAAGAATGGGAGCAATAAGAGGCGTGAAGTTCACATCGGATGGTCGGTTCCTGGCCATAGCTGAGCCTGCAGATTTTGTTCACATCTTTGATACAAAGTTGGGGTATGTTAATTGCCAAGAAATTGATATTTTTGGGGAAATAGCTGGAATATCATTTAGCCCGGATACAGAAGCGCTCTTTGTTGGGGTTGCTGATCGCACTTACGGCGGCTTGTTAGCGTATAACCGCAGACGATATAACCAATATCTGGACTCCATGTTGTAG
- the LOC107957736 gene encoding uncharacterized WD repeat-containing protein C2A9.03 isoform X3 — protein sequence MERFENDDLQYVVDDYYDVNDFNNDGAVVEPEPQRDTAGLESFDSDFEDDIESSNPKTDTSAEEARNGKDIQGIPWERLNFTRERYRQTRVREYKNYENLYGSREEMEKECLQVEKGKTFYDFQFNTRLVKSTVVHFQLRNLLWATSKHDVYLMENYSVMHWSSLLHKGEEALNVAKPIVPNLHPELLSQQLSRVQISTMVVKENLMVAGGFQGELICKYLNQSGAAFCTKLTTDDNAITNAVDVYNNPSGAMRVMAANNDAKIRIFDAETFVSINRYSFNWSVNNTSVSPDGKLLAVLGDSVECLIVDAQSGKITNSLKGHLDYSFASAWHPDGHILATGNQDTSCRLWDIRNLSKSLAILKGRMGAIRGVKFTSDGRFLAIAEPADFVHIFDTKLGYVNCQEIDIFGEIAGISFSPDTEALFVGVADRTYGGLLAYNRRRYNQYLDSML from the exons ATGGAACGATTTGAAAACGACGATCTTCAGTACGTTGTCGATGACTACTACGACGTCAATGATTTCAATAACGACGGTGCCGTAGTCGAACCCGAGCCTCAGAGAGACACCGCTGGACTTGAATCCTTTGACTCCGACTTTGAAGACGATATTGAATCA AGTAACCCAAAAACTGACACATCAGCTGAGGAAGCAAGAAATGGAAAAGATATACAAGGAATTCCTTGGGAGAGGCTTAATTTCACTAGAGAAAGGTACCGCCAGACGAGAGTAAGAGAGTACAAGAACTACGAGAACCTCTATGGTTCTCGTGAAGAGATGGAAAAG GAATGCTTGCAAGTAGAGAAAGGAAAGACCTTTTATGACTTTCAGTTTAACACAAGACTTGTCAAATCGACAGTTGTTCACTTTCAG CTTAGAAATCTATTGTGGGCTACATCAAAGCACGATGTCTACCTCATGGAAAATTACTCAGTAATGCATTGGTCATCACTGCTTCACAAAGGCGAAGAAGCACTGAATGTGGCTAAACCAATTGTTCCCAACCTG CATCCTGAATTGCTATCTCAGCAACTCTCTAGAGTGCAGATTAGCACTATGgtagttaaagaaaatttaatgGTAGCAGGTGGTTTTCAAGGAGAGCTTATTTGCAAG TACTTAAATCAATCAGGGGCAGCATTTTGCACAAAATTGACTACTGATGATAATGCAATCACCAATGCTGTGGATGTGTACAATAATCCTAG CGGTGCAATGAGAGTTATGGCTGCGAATAATGATGCTAAAATCCGAATATTTGATGCTGAAACTTTTGTTAGTATTAACCGCTACTCATTCAACTGGTCTGTAAAT AATACCTCGGTAAGTCCAGATGGGAAGTTGCTTGCAGTACTCGGAGATAGTGTGGAGTGCTTGATCGTTGATGCCCAATCTGGCAAA ATTACCAACAGCCTAAAAGGGCATTTGGACTATTCTTTTGCTTCAGCTTGGCACCCTGATGGGCACATTCTGGCAACTGGGAATCAGGACACTAGCTGTAGGTTGTGGGACATAAGAAACCTGTCGAAGTCCCTAGCTATATTGAAGGGAAGAATGGGAGCAATAAGAGGCGTGAAGTTCACATCGGATGGTCGGTTCCTGGCCATAGCTGAGCCTGCAGATTTTGTTCACATCTTTGATACAAAGTTGGGGTATGTTAATTGCCAAGAAATTGATATTTTTGGGGAAATAGCTGGAATATCATTTAGCCCGGATACAGAAGCGCTCTTTGTTGGGGTTGCTGATCGCACTTACGGCGGCTTGTTAGCGTATAACCGCAGACGATATAACCAATATCTGGACTCCATGTTGTAG
- the LOC107957736 gene encoding uncharacterized WD repeat-containing protein C2A9.03 isoform X5, producing MTFSLTQDLSNRQLFTFRNLLWATSKHDVYLMENYSVMHWSSLLHKGEEALNVAKPIVPNLKHPELLSQQLSRVQISTMVVKENLMVAGGFQGELICKYLNQSGAAFCTKLTTDDNAITNAVDVYNNPSGAMRVMAANNDAKIRIFDAETFVSINRYSFNWSVNNTSVSPDGKLLAVLGDSVECLIVDAQSGKITNSLKGHLDYSFASAWHPDGHILATGNQDTSCRLWDIRNLSKSLAILKGRMGAIRGVKFTSDGRFLAIAEPADFVHIFDTKLGYVNCQEIDIFGEIAGISFSPDTEALFVGVADRTYGGLLAYNRRRYNQYLDSML from the exons ATGACTTTCAGTTTAACACAAGACTTGTCAAATCGACAGTTGTTCACTTTCAG AAATCTATTGTGGGCTACATCAAAGCACGATGTCTACCTCATGGAAAATTACTCAGTAATGCATTGGTCATCACTGCTTCACAAAGGCGAAGAAGCACTGAATGTGGCTAAACCAATTGTTCCCAACCTG AAGCATCCTGAATTGCTATCTCAGCAACTCTCTAGAGTGCAGATTAGCACTATGgtagttaaagaaaatttaatgGTAGCAGGTGGTTTTCAAGGAGAGCTTATTTGCAAG TACTTAAATCAATCAGGGGCAGCATTTTGCACAAAATTGACTACTGATGATAATGCAATCACCAATGCTGTGGATGTGTACAATAATCCTAG CGGTGCAATGAGAGTTATGGCTGCGAATAATGATGCTAAAATCCGAATATTTGATGCTGAAACTTTTGTTAGTATTAACCGCTACTCATTCAACTGGTCTGTAAAT AATACCTCGGTAAGTCCAGATGGGAAGTTGCTTGCAGTACTCGGAGATAGTGTGGAGTGCTTGATCGTTGATGCCCAATCTGGCAAA ATTACCAACAGCCTAAAAGGGCATTTGGACTATTCTTTTGCTTCAGCTTGGCACCCTGATGGGCACATTCTGGCAACTGGGAATCAGGACACTAGCTGTAGGTTGTGGGACATAAGAAACCTGTCGAAGTCCCTAGCTATATTGAAGGGAAGAATGGGAGCAATAAGAGGCGTGAAGTTCACATCGGATGGTCGGTTCCTGGCCATAGCTGAGCCTGCAGATTTTGTTCACATCTTTGATACAAAGTTGGGGTATGTTAATTGCCAAGAAATTGATATTTTTGGGGAAATAGCTGGAATATCATTTAGCCCGGATACAGAAGCGCTCTTTGTTGGGGTTGCTGATCGCACTTACGGCGGCTTGTTAGCGTATAACCGCAGACGATATAACCAATATCTGGACTCCATGTTGTAG
- the LOC107957736 gene encoding uncharacterized WD repeat-containing protein C2A9.03 isoform X1, which produces MFFLIKILFNLFLSCSIMERFENDDLQYVVDDYYDVNDFNNDGAVVEPEPQRDTAGLESFDSDFEDDIESSNPKTDTSAEEARNGKDIQGIPWERLNFTRERYRQTRVREYKNYENLYGSREEMEKECLQVEKGKTFYDFQFNTRLVKSTVVHFQLRNLLWATSKHDVYLMENYSVMHWSSLLHKGEEALNVAKPIVPNLKHPELLSQQLSRVQISTMVVKENLMVAGGFQGELICKYLNQSGAAFCTKLTTDDNAITNAVDVYNNPSGAMRVMAANNDAKIRIFDAETFVSINRYSFNWSVNNTSVSPDGKLLAVLGDSVECLIVDAQSGKITNSLKGHLDYSFASAWHPDGHILATGNQDTSCRLWDIRNLSKSLAILKGRMGAIRGVKFTSDGRFLAIAEPADFVHIFDTKLGYVNCQEIDIFGEIAGISFSPDTEALFVGVADRTYGGLLAYNRRRYNQYLDSML; this is translated from the exons ATGTTTTTCTTGATCAAAATTTTGTTTAACCTGTTTCTTAGCTGTAGTATAATGGAACGATTTGAAAACGACGATCTTCAGTACGTTGTCGATGACTACTACGACGTCAATGATTTCAATAACGACGGTGCCGTAGTCGAACCCGAGCCTCAGAGAGACACCGCTGGACTTGAATCCTTTGACTCCGACTTTGAAGACGATATTGAATCA AGTAACCCAAAAACTGACACATCAGCTGAGGAAGCAAGAAATGGAAAAGATATACAAGGAATTCCTTGGGAGAGGCTTAATTTCACTAGAGAAAGGTACCGCCAGACGAGAGTAAGAGAGTACAAGAACTACGAGAACCTCTATGGTTCTCGTGAAGAGATGGAAAAG GAATGCTTGCAAGTAGAGAAAGGAAAGACCTTTTATGACTTTCAGTTTAACACAAGACTTGTCAAATCGACAGTTGTTCACTTTCAG CTTAGAAATCTATTGTGGGCTACATCAAAGCACGATGTCTACCTCATGGAAAATTACTCAGTAATGCATTGGTCATCACTGCTTCACAAAGGCGAAGAAGCACTGAATGTGGCTAAACCAATTGTTCCCAACCTG AAGCATCCTGAATTGCTATCTCAGCAACTCTCTAGAGTGCAGATTAGCACTATGgtagttaaagaaaatttaatgGTAGCAGGTGGTTTTCAAGGAGAGCTTATTTGCAAG TACTTAAATCAATCAGGGGCAGCATTTTGCACAAAATTGACTACTGATGATAATGCAATCACCAATGCTGTGGATGTGTACAATAATCCTAG CGGTGCAATGAGAGTTATGGCTGCGAATAATGATGCTAAAATCCGAATATTTGATGCTGAAACTTTTGTTAGTATTAACCGCTACTCATTCAACTGGTCTGTAAAT AATACCTCGGTAAGTCCAGATGGGAAGTTGCTTGCAGTACTCGGAGATAGTGTGGAGTGCTTGATCGTTGATGCCCAATCTGGCAAA ATTACCAACAGCCTAAAAGGGCATTTGGACTATTCTTTTGCTTCAGCTTGGCACCCTGATGGGCACATTCTGGCAACTGGGAATCAGGACACTAGCTGTAGGTTGTGGGACATAAGAAACCTGTCGAAGTCCCTAGCTATATTGAAGGGAAGAATGGGAGCAATAAGAGGCGTGAAGTTCACATCGGATGGTCGGTTCCTGGCCATAGCTGAGCCTGCAGATTTTGTTCACATCTTTGATACAAAGTTGGGGTATGTTAATTGCCAAGAAATTGATATTTTTGGGGAAATAGCTGGAATATCATTTAGCCCGGATACAGAAGCGCTCTTTGTTGGGGTTGCTGATCGCACTTACGGCGGCTTGTTAGCGTATAACCGCAGACGATATAACCAATATCTGGACTCCATGTTGTAG